The following are encoded in a window of Flavobacterium cupriresistens genomic DNA:
- a CDS encoding transposase → MILFKNKYKTDSNRLKNWDYSGDAIYFITIVTQNRESIFGTVENEAMKLNDNGEIIETELKKSISIRKNWFFHNWVVMPNHIHLLIEIQNNPISNAETHNVETHSVETHSSASLRERNLEDDLEHHLKDDSKHNHDQKSDPQQDHDNPKKIKLTRKPNSISSFVAIFKSVTTKQIGNETSIWQSNYHDSIVRNHIAFDKIYNYIKNNPRNWETDPINSNFQ, encoded by the coding sequence ATGATATTATTTAAGAATAAATACAAAACTGATTCTAACAGATTGAAAAACTGGGATTATTCCGGTGATGCAATCTATTTTATCACAATAGTGACACAGAATAGAGAGTCCATTTTTGGCACAGTTGAAAATGAAGCGATGAAATTAAACGACAATGGAGAAATTATTGAGACCGAATTGAAAAAATCAATTTCAATTCGGAAAAATTGGTTCTTCCATAATTGGGTGGTAATGCCAAATCATATTCATTTGTTGATTGAAATCCAAAATAATCCGATTTCTAACGCAGAAACGCACAATGTAGAGACGCACAGTGTAGAGACGCACAGCAGTGCGTCTCTACGGGAACGTAATTTGGAAGATGATTTGGAACATCATTTGAAAGATGATTCAAAACATAATCACGATCAAAAATCGGACCCACAACAAGACCACGATAACCCCAAAAAAATCAAATTAACCCGAAAACCAAATTCAATTTCATCATTTGTTGCGATTTTTAAATCGGTCACAACAAAACAAATCGGTAATGAAACATCAATCTGGCAATCCAATTATCACGATAGTATTGTTAGAAATCATATTGCCTTTGATAAAATCTATAATTACATAAAAAACAACCCTAGAAATTGGGAGACGGATCCCA